The genomic region TGATCGAACTCTCTGCGCTGCCGGAGAGCCTGGGGGATCGTATCGGGCGCATCACGGATGGAGCAGGCATCCACGCCGTGATCGACTGTGTCGGCGGCTCGCTGATGGGCGATTTGATTCGTGGACTCGCCTTCGGCGGCCGCGCCATTATCTATGGAGGAATGAGCGCGGAGACATTCCCGCTGCACAATTTTGATATCCTGATGCGCGGAGTGCAGGTTTCGTCCTACGTTTACCGTTACTTCTTTGACCCGACGACGCCTGAGGACGCTCCGATGCTTCAAGAGCTCATATCCATCGCTCAATCGCCGGAGTTTGTTGTTCCGGTGGCGGGGCTGCATGCGCTGGAAGACTTCCAGGTCGCTATCACTGAGACCGCAATGCGTCCCGAGCGCGGCAAACGCTTCTTCGCAATTTCCAGCGCGAACGGGTAGTGAAGCCTCGGGAAATTCGGTCTCCTGTCCTGGGAGATTTTGATTTTCGCGCCGTTCAGCACGGCCCTAACGCGAGTTCCGCGCCTTCGGCGGCGGCCACGAGGAGTTCGGCGCGCGTGGCTCCGACGCGGGCGCGCAGGGCGATCGACATGGACAGGTCCGTAATACGCCGCGCGCGCTGGCGTGCGGGGAAATCTGCGGGCAGTTCGCCGGAAGCGACGCCGGCCGCGAGGCGGTCGGCGATCGCTTCGTCCGCCGCCGTTATGGCGGTCGCCAGGAATGCTCGGACGCCGGCATGATCCACCACCGGAGCGATGCAAGCGATCAGACACCCGGCGGGCGTGTCGTCGCCGGTCGCGTTCCGCGCGGCTTGCGCCAGGTAGGCATGCGCCGCGTCGCGAGCGCCCTCGGCGTTCGACATGGCGCCAAGCGCCCGCGCGCCGACCGTTTCCCCGTAGCGCTCCAGACAGCGCATAAAGAGCGCCTGCTTATCCCCGAACGCATTGTACAGGCTCGGTTTGCTCATCCCCATCGCCAGAACCAGATCGTCTACGGAAGCGGCGTCATACCCCTTTGTCCAGAAGACCTGCACCGCCTGATCTAAGACCTGACCAGCGTCGAAGGTGCGCGGGCGGCCCAGCGTTTTATTTTTCATTTTATACGGTTTATTCTAAAATGTATTGACATCTCTGTTTCTTAATATTATACTATTCGTTATAAAATTGTCAAGCAGAGGAGATCGCACATCATGGCGACGGTATTGGCGGGAAAAGTGGCGCTGGTTACGGGAGGGTCGCGGGGCATTGGGGCGGCGATCGCCAAACGGCTGGCGGCGGACGGCGCGGCGGTTGCGCTGACTTACTCGGCGTCTCCCGACAGGGCTCAGGAAGTGGTCGAAGAGATTGTGGCGGCGGGCGGACGGGCGCTGGCGATCTTAGCGGATAGCGCGGACGCAGAGGCGGTGCGGAGCGCCGTCGCGCAGACCGTGAAGACGTTCGATCGGCTGGATATTTTGGTGAATAACGCGGGAATTTTGTCGCTCGGATCGCTGGACGAGATTTCGCTGGAATATTTCGACCGCGCGATGGCGATCAATGTGCGCGCGGTATTTGTCGCCTCGCAGGCGGCGTCCCCGTATTTGAGCGAGGGCGGCCGAATCATCACCATCGGCAGCGTTGTCGGAGATCGAGCCGGATTTCCCGGGGCCGGCGTTTACAGCGCGACCAAGGCGGCCGTGGCGGGATTGACGAAGGGAATAGCGCGCGACCTCGGTCCGCGTGGAATCACGGTGAATAATATCCAGCCAGGTCCGACGGAAACTGATATGAATCCCGCCGACGGTCCGCACGTCGATATGCTCAAGGGGCTCATCGCGCTTGGCCGCATGGGTAAGGATACGGAGATCGCCAGCCTCGCCGCGTATCTCGCCAGTCCCGAGGCGGCGTTCATTACGGGAGCCAGCTTAACCATCGACGGCGGCTTCCTCGCTTAAATTCTTACAGACTCCCACAACAACACGCCCTCGGAGGAATATTCCTCCGAGGGCGTGTTGTTGTGGGTATGGTGATCCTGGGCTGGAACATGTCACAATAGTGAGATACGGGAGGACGCAAAGATATGGACGCCGCGCAGATCGCCACGATTTTGAATGTGACCCTGCCGGACAGACGCGTGCTGGAGGATTTATCCACAAAGCTGCAACGCCTGGCCCGGAGCGCGCATAAGTCCAAAGAGATGGGCGATGAGGTCTGGCGCAGCGTTCCGGAAGGCGCCTCGCTGGACATTGTGACCAAGGCGTTCTACAGCGAGTATTACGAAGGCGTCGGCTTCGCCACCTATAAAGTGCTCGTCGCCATCGGCGGCCTGGAGCAGAGCGAAGTCGGGATGCATAAAGCGAAATACTGCTTCGCGACTCTGCACTACGACGACGAAGCGCAGCTCATCACGGTCGATTTCCATAGGGACTTCCGGTGACGCGCGTCTCGTGAAATTCCCCAATCCCACCAATGAAGGAGAAGAAAATGCGAATACTGGTGATCGGCGCGAGCGGGACAATCGGCCGTCCGGTCGTGGACGCTCTGGCGGAGCGGCATGAGGTCGTGTGCGTGGGACGCACACACGGAGATTATCACGCGGACATCTCCTCTCCCGAATCTCTCGTGCAGCTCTTTGCCAATGTCGGTGAGATGGACGCCCTGGTGAGCGCCGCCGGCTCGGCCCGATTCAAGCCGCTGGAAGACTTGACGGAGGACGATTTCGCGTTCAGTCTCGCGAACAAGCTCATGGGGCAGGTCAATCTCGCGCGGATCGGCGCAAAGTACATCCGCGACAATGGCTCCATCACCCTGACCACAGGAATCCTGGCGAGCGAACCCATCTCCGGCAGCGCCGCGATCAGCCTGGTCAACAGCGGACTCGAAGGCTTCGCCCGCGCCGCCGCCCTGGACCTGCCGCGCGGCATTCGCATCAACGTCGTCAGCCCTCCCTGGATCTCCGAAACGCTCCAAGCCATGGGGCGCGACGGCGCGACAGGAATGCCCGCCGCCAAAGTCGCCGCCGCCTACGTCGCGAGCGTTGAGGGTATGGACACCGGCAAGATCATCGACGCCCGAAAGTTCGCATAGGCGCCTCAGCGCACAA from Capsulimonas corticalis harbors:
- a CDS encoding TetR/AcrR family transcriptional regulator, whose amino-acid sequence is MKNKTLGRPRTFDAGQVLDQAVQVFWTKGYDAASVDDLVLAMGMSKPSLYNAFGDKQALFMRCLERYGETVGARALGAMSNAEGARDAAHAYLAQAARNATGDDTPAGCLIACIAPVVDHAGVRAFLATAITAADEAIADRLAAGVASGELPADFPARQRARRITDLSMSIALRARVGATRAELLVAAAEGAELALGPC
- a CDS encoding 3-oxoacyl-ACP reductase family protein, whose amino-acid sequence is MATVLAGKVALVTGGSRGIGAAIAKRLAADGAAVALTYSASPDRAQEVVEEIVAAGGRALAILADSADAEAVRSAVAQTVKTFDRLDILVNNAGILSLGSLDEISLEYFDRAMAINVRAVFVASQAASPYLSEGGRIITIGSVVGDRAGFPGAGVYSATKAAVAGLTKGIARDLGPRGITVNNIQPGPTETDMNPADGPHVDMLKGLIALGRMGKDTEIASLAAYLASPEAAFITGASLTIDGGFLA
- a CDS encoding short chain dehydrogenase — protein: MRILVIGASGTIGRPVVDALAERHEVVCVGRTHGDYHADISSPESLVQLFANVGEMDALVSAAGSARFKPLEDLTEDDFAFSLANKLMGQVNLARIGAKYIRDNGSITLTTGILASEPISGSAAISLVNSGLEGFARAAALDLPRGIRINVVSPPWISETLQAMGRDGATGMPAAKVAAAYVASVEGMDTGKIIDARKFA